A portion of the Melanotaenia boesemani isolate fMelBoe1 chromosome 2, fMelBoe1.pri, whole genome shotgun sequence genome contains these proteins:
- the retsat.2 gene encoding all-trans-retinol 13,14-reductase: MLIIWPIICVALILFILKYVFGSSGPNPFEKDTREPLKKMVHDRKEKNKVLKQGFLASKIPENLDAIVIGSGAGGLGIAVLLAKVGKKVLVLEQHDRAGGCCHTFTEKGFEFDVGIHYIGELLAHKPFRCMLDQLTNGQLQWEPLENPFDHVVLGPPENRRCYPIYSGHTRFPEELKKCFPGEEKAIDEYTRLVKKTGNAVWFLAVLKLCPLPLAKFLIYTGLIRHLSFFFKMASRSLTDVVNELTENKDLRAVFTYIFGTYGNIPKDASFGMHSLLVAHFLNGAWYPKGGASEIAYHMIPIVEKAGGAVLVRAPVNRVLFNDAKEAYGVSVLKGQEEIHVHAPVVISDAGIYNTYEKLLPKELQAMPAIQKQLSMMKHGDGGLSIFIGLNGTKEEFGLKADNYWIFPENNYDELVEKYMNGEREESSKKIPLVFVASPSAKDPTWEERSPGKSTLSLVSFANYAWFEEWKDGKVTSRGPDYKSLKQAFIDSALEVVMDVFPKITRDKIEYIDAGTPLTNTHYIGAPKGEIYGVDHGLARFSPELSATLRPQTPLKNLFLTGQDVFLCGFAGALAGALTCGSVILNRNLHLDTIALPKRTKSINNKLKGE, translated from the exons ATGTTGATCATTTGGCCTATTATTTGTGTTGCATTGATATTATTTATATTGAAATATGTCTTCGGAAGCTCCGGACCAAACCCCTTTGAGAAGGACACTCGAGAACCGTTAAAAAAGATGGTTCACGATAGGAAAGAGAAGAATAAAGTACTGAAGCAAG GTTTCCTGGCCAGTAAGATACCAGAGAACCTGGATGCAATCGTCATCGGCAGTGGCGCTGGTGGGCTTGGGATTGCTGTGCTGTTGGCTAAAGTTGGAAAGAAAGTGCTGGTTTTGGAGCAGCATGACCGGGCTGGAGGATGCTGTCACACGTTCACAGAGAAGGGCTTTGAGTTTGATGTTG GAATCCATTACATTGGTGAGCTGTTGGCGCACAAGCCATTTCGCTGCATGCTGGACCAGTTGACCAACGGACAGCTGCAATGGGAGCCTCTGGAGAACCCTTTTGACCATGTTGTCCTAGGACCTCCAGAAAATCGACGCTGCTACCCCATCTACAGTGGTCATACTCGCTTTCCAGAGGAGCTAAAGAAGTGTTTCCCTGGAGAGGAGAAGGCAATCGATGAGTACACGAGGCTGGTCAAG AAAACTGGGAATGCCGTTTGGTTCCTTGCTGTGCTGAAGCTCTGCCCCCTCCCATTGGCTAAGTTCCTGATCTACACAGGCCTCATCAGACATCtgtctttcttctttaaaaTGGCCTCCCGCAGCCTAACAGACGTGGTCAATGAGCTGACAGAGAACAAGGACCTCAGAGCTGTCTTTACTTACATCTTTGGCACCTATG GTAACATTCCAAAGGATGCCAGCTTTGGCATGCACAGCTTGCTGGTCGCTCACTTCCTCAATGGCGCCTGGTACCCTAAAGGAGGCGCCAGTGAAATTGCCTACCACATGATCCCCATCGTTGAGAAGGCAGGGGGTGCTGTTCTGGTTCGAGCCCCAGTCAACCGTGTCCTGTTCAACGATGCCAAAGAAGCTTACG GTGTGAGTGTGTTGAAAGGCCAGGAGGAAATTCATGTCCATGCCCCAGTGGTCATTTCTGACGCTGGCATCTACAACACCTATGAGAAGCTGCTGCCCAAAGAGCTCCAGGCCATGCCTG CTATCCAGAAGCAGCTCAGTATGATGAAGCACGGTGATGGTGGCCTGAGTATCTTCATTGGTTTGAATGGAACCAAGGAGGAATTCGGCCTAAAAGCAGACAACTACTGGATCTTTCCTGAGAACAATTATGATGAACT GGTGGAGAAATACATGaatggagagagagaggagtCTTCTAAGAAGATACCTCTGGTGTTTGTCGCGTCTCCATCAGCTAAAGATCCGACCTGGGAGGAGAGATCACCTG GAAAGTCTACTTTGAGTCTGGTCAGTTTTGCCAACTATGCGTGGTTTGAGGAGTGGAAGGATGGAAAAGTTACGAGCAGAGGGCCAGACTACAAAAGTCTGAAACAAGCGTTCATTGACTCGGCTCTGGAGGTGGTCATGGATGTGTTCCCCAAGATCACCAGAGACAAG ATTGAATACATCGATGCAGGAACcccactcacaaacacacactataTTGGAGCTCCCAAAGGTGAAATATACGGAGTAGATCATGGCCTTGCTCGATTCAGCCCTGAACTCAGTGCTACACTAAGGCCTCAAACGCCCCTGAAGAACCTCTTTCTGACAG GCCaggatgtgtttttgtgtggttTCGCCGGTGCCCTTGCTGGAGCTCTCACCTGCGGCTCAGTCATTCTCAACCGCAACCTCCATCTTGACACCATTGCTCTGCCAAAGAGGACAAAATCTATTAACAATAAATTGAAAGGGGAGTAA